A single genomic interval of Nitrospirota bacterium harbors:
- the xth gene encoding exodeoxyribonuclease III produces the protein MKIATFNANSLRKRLPIVLDWLARQKPDVLCIQETKVQDSEFPLLALAESGYEITYRGMKSYNGVAILSRDKPESVAYGFDDGGDAEDARLLRVVIKGIPIINTYVPQGFEIDSPKYQYKLGWYDRLQKYFEKHLSPDKPAIWCGDMNVAPRPMDVHSPEKHLKHVCYHEDARRAYEKTLAWGFQDVFVKLYPDRQQYTFWDYRAPASLEANRGWRIDHILATAPLAEHCIRVEVDVEPRRAKDPSDHTFLWAEFSV, from the coding sequence ATGAAAATCGCGACTTTCAACGCCAACTCTCTCCGCAAGCGTCTGCCCATCGTGCTCGACTGGCTGGCTCGGCAGAAGCCCGATGTGCTCTGTATTCAAGAAACCAAGGTCCAGGACAGCGAGTTTCCCTTGCTGGCGTTGGCGGAGTCAGGATACGAAATCACCTATCGGGGCATGAAGTCCTACAACGGCGTCGCGATCTTGAGCCGTGACAAACCTGAATCGGTGGCGTACGGGTTCGATGATGGAGGCGATGCGGAGGATGCGCGGCTCCTGCGCGTGGTGATCAAGGGTATTCCCATCATCAATACCTACGTGCCCCAGGGCTTCGAGATCGATTCACCCAAGTATCAGTACAAACTGGGTTGGTACGATCGACTTCAGAAGTATTTCGAGAAGCATCTGTCCCCGGACAAGCCGGCGATCTGGTGCGGCGATATGAACGTCGCCCCGCGTCCGATGGACGTGCATAGCCCCGAGAAGCATCTTAAGCATGTCTGTTATCACGAGGATGCGAGGCGGGCTTATGAGAAGACGTTGGCCTGGGGGTTTCAGGATGTGTTCGTGAAGCTCTATCCAGACCGTCAGCAATATACGTTTTGGGATTATCGAGCGCCCGCTTCGCTGGAAGCGAATAGAGGCTGGCGCATCGACCATATTCTGGCGACGGCTCCGCTGGCGGAACATTGTATCAGGGTAGAAGTGGACGTTGAGCCGCGGCGAGCAAAAGACCCCTCAGATCATACATTCTTATGGGCGGAGTTTTCGGTCTAA
- a CDS encoding HDOD domain-containing protein, whose protein sequence is MAQDGTLIVDSDITNEVRTLVHSQLRPLFDPQANSIPALRATCQKILNISGDTSSPDALAEVVSRDPGLTCKVLQIANGIAYSPQHTITSVAHAVSWLGLDTVRTLVATVQLMEQLEHQPDRRPLLGRLIAKALFAAAHASELGVAMQYPQPGQLFSAALLYSFADLVIAYQTPELFQALTAARTPEDEAKILGVSRARFATALAQTWILPAGLMDLIGAPIPTAKSRWLTSQQLFVGLVAGSNQLITAMADSPDPGVADLFRRTLQRGTALTEPVLQDAFTRAFDKGRQLSRSVGITEIVITQASSPVTVPLAVLPNSSPDGHTAPPIQTRPLETLQQFQTSLQAAKDLNNLLSVLVHTLHDGGGFTRVALALLNPGDTDQLLGRVIVGVDPPDRYLASFSGSLNAEHPLFLHVLKGQDPFLFSKASCDEARSLSSVFSKTWRSSSAVLAPIRIGIRPIGLLYGDRGPDPNHVSPQDLQSFQLFLGQAILILNRLAGVL, encoded by the coding sequence ATGGCGCAAGACGGTACGTTGATCGTGGATTCTGACATTACGAACGAGGTTCGCACGCTGGTACATTCGCAACTGCGCCCGCTCTTCGATCCACAGGCCAATTCAATCCCGGCCCTACGGGCGACCTGCCAGAAAATCCTCAATATCAGCGGAGACACTTCCAGCCCCGATGCCCTTGCAGAAGTCGTCAGCCGAGACCCGGGGTTGACGTGCAAAGTCCTGCAGATTGCCAACGGAATCGCCTACAGTCCGCAACACACCATTACCTCCGTCGCGCATGCGGTCTCATGGCTCGGACTGGATACGGTCCGTACGCTCGTAGCCACCGTTCAACTGATGGAGCAATTAGAGCATCAACCGGATCGTCGACCACTCTTGGGACGCCTGATCGCCAAAGCACTCTTTGCTGCCGCACATGCCTCTGAACTCGGCGTGGCGATGCAGTATCCTCAACCAGGTCAGCTATTCAGCGCCGCTCTCCTCTACTCCTTCGCCGATCTGGTGATCGCGTACCAAACGCCGGAATTGTTTCAAGCCCTCACCGCTGCGCGGACGCCGGAGGATGAAGCGAAGATTCTCGGCGTATCGAGAGCTCGGTTCGCCACGGCTCTGGCACAGACGTGGATCCTGCCTGCCGGCCTCATGGATCTGATCGGTGCCCCGATACCCACGGCAAAATCCCGATGGCTGACCAGTCAACAGCTGTTTGTCGGGCTTGTGGCTGGCTCGAACCAATTGATCACCGCGATGGCCGATTCGCCTGACCCCGGCGTTGCCGATCTCTTTCGCCGCACACTTCAACGAGGCACGGCCTTGACTGAACCGGTCCTGCAGGACGCCTTCACCCGTGCGTTCGACAAAGGCAGACAGCTCTCCCGTTCGGTTGGAATCACCGAAATCGTCATCACTCAAGCGTCGTCTCCTGTCACGGTACCGCTGGCGGTATTACCCAACAGTTCGCCGGACGGCCACACCGCTCCACCGATTCAAACTCGTCCCCTGGAAACACTGCAACAGTTCCAAACCTCCTTGCAGGCGGCCAAAGATCTCAACAACCTGTTATCGGTCCTGGTGCATACCCTGCACGACGGCGGCGGCTTCACGCGGGTGGCCCTGGCACTGTTGAATCCAGGCGACACAGATCAACTGCTCGGCCGAGTCATCGTGGGGGTCGACCCACCGGATCGCTATCTGGCTAGCTTTTCAGGATCGCTCAATGCTGAACACCCGCTGTTCTTGCATGTGCTGAAGGGACAAGACCCCTTCTTATTCTCGAAGGCTTCCTGTGACGAGGCTCGCTCTCTGAGCTCGGTGTTCAGCAAGACGTGGCGCTCTTCGTCAGCCGTTCTCGCCCCCATCCGTATCGGCATTCGACCGATCGGACTCCTCTACGGCGATCGCGGACCCGATCCCAACCACGTCTCGCCGCAAGATCTGCAATCCTTCCAATTGTTCTTGGGTCAAGCGATCCTTATCCTTAACCGGCTGGCCGGAGTACTCTGA
- a CDS encoding mechanosensitive ion channel: MTWLPHIDSSVVLDGLKSILWLLSLLIIRTLIVRAISRNPTLSMEAKRRGVVSVRNTVVFALLVGLVVIWAHELEAFAVSLVALAAALVLATKELILCLSGAALRVGGKVYAVGDRIQIAGHRGVVLDHDVFTTKLLEIGPGLVSHLYTGRVTVFPNSLLFTNALVKENPGQEYGLYILTVPLKDKDEWRDAERHLLDAAKAECAPFMEEAGRHMKLLEQTTLLEAPSPEPRITIQLTDAGRIQLVLRFPAPDRGRSRIEQAILRRYLTASAPTS, encoded by the coding sequence TTGACGTGGCTACCGCACATCGATAGTTCAGTCGTGCTCGACGGGCTCAAGTCCATTCTGTGGCTGCTCTCCCTTCTCATCATCCGGACCTTGATCGTTCGTGCGATTTCGAGGAACCCGACTCTCTCGATGGAAGCGAAACGCCGAGGCGTCGTCTCGGTCCGCAATACCGTGGTCTTCGCGTTACTGGTGGGGCTGGTCGTCATCTGGGCGCACGAACTCGAAGCCTTTGCCGTCTCCCTCGTGGCGCTTGCTGCCGCGCTGGTGTTGGCGACGAAGGAACTCATCCTCTGCTTGAGCGGGGCGGCGCTGCGGGTAGGCGGGAAGGTCTATGCGGTGGGCGATCGCATTCAGATCGCCGGCCATCGGGGCGTCGTCTTAGATCACGACGTCTTTACGACCAAGCTCCTCGAGATCGGGCCGGGCCTGGTGTCGCATCTCTATACCGGTCGTGTGACGGTATTTCCGAACAGCTTGCTGTTTACGAATGCCTTGGTCAAAGAGAATCCCGGCCAGGAGTATGGGCTCTATATTCTCACGGTGCCGCTCAAAGACAAGGACGAATGGCGGGATGCCGAACGGCATTTGCTCGACGCGGCCAAGGCAGAATGCGCTCCGTTCATGGAAGAAGCTGGCCGGCATATGAAATTGCTGGAGCAGACCACGCTCCTCGAAGCCCCCTCGCCGGAGCCTCGTATTACCATTCAACTCACCGACGCGGGGCGTATCCAGCTGGTGCTTCGATTCCCGGCACCGGACCGTGGACGATCGAGGATTGAACAGGCGATTCTGCGCCGGTATCTCACCGCATCCGCTCCAACCAGCTAG
- a CDS encoding tetratricopeptide repeat protein → MKTLYVLALSLLLSWSGCQQQTWESTMAAGQQAIQQGNYADAERLLLLAVRKAEEFGLEDRRVAVSLSQLAEVYAGQGKYVEAEPVYLQALKIYQAVHGEFHADVATTLTNLGILHRMYGQYAQAEPLLARALAIKEKLLGLDHPDVALSILILARLHVAQGQPEQAEPLYRRALAIRERALGPSHPEVAKTLEDLANALRKLGHADEAALLEVRARTIRATRS, encoded by the coding sequence ATGAAGACGCTCTATGTGCTCGCGCTCAGTCTCCTCCTGTCCTGGTCTGGGTGCCAGCAACAGACTTGGGAGTCGACGATGGCGGCAGGGCAGCAGGCCATCCAGCAGGGCAATTATGCCGATGCGGAACGGCTGCTTCTCCTGGCGGTGCGTAAAGCAGAAGAGTTCGGTCTGGAAGATCGACGCGTGGCGGTGAGCCTTTCACAGCTGGCGGAAGTCTATGCCGGTCAAGGGAAGTATGTGGAGGCGGAGCCGGTGTATCTGCAGGCGCTCAAAATTTATCAGGCCGTGCATGGAGAATTTCACGCTGATGTCGCAACCACGCTCACTAACTTGGGGATCCTTCATCGTATGTACGGTCAATATGCCCAAGCGGAACCTTTGCTGGCGAGGGCGTTGGCCATCAAAGAGAAGCTCCTGGGCCTCGACCATCCCGACGTGGCATTGAGTATCTTGATTCTTGCCCGTTTGCACGTAGCTCAAGGGCAGCCGGAGCAAGCGGAACCGCTGTATCGTCGAGCCTTGGCGATTCGAGAGCGGGCGCTGGGGCCTTCTCATCCAGAGGTCGCGAAGACGCTGGAGGACCTGGCGAATGCTCTGCGAAAGTTAGGGCATGCCGACGAGGCGGCCTTGCTGGAGGTGCGCGCCAGAACGATTCGTGCAACACGGAGTTGA
- a CDS encoding dihydrolipoyl dehydrogenase, with the protein MNSQSPVSMRKAHDVVVIGGGSAGYAAARTARDAGADVAIVDQGPLGGLCILRGCMPTKAILRSADVAALLGRAKEFGLSPVSVRADLSAIVDRKDRLVREFADYRIEQLHDSKFTLYQTQAVFQSPHEIAIGSRVLSAGSVILATGSKPREVPTPGLAQAGYFTSDTILDLRTLPESLIVLGGGAVALELGQFFARLGTKVTIIQRGRTLVSGMDEDVGRTLEAALIDEGIDVVTGAQLLRVTSDTAGKRVWVMKAGWEQSYVGAEILQALGRRPNIEGLRLDLADVTVDGGRIVVDAAMRTSQRHIYAVGDVNDLTPIVHLAIQQGEIAAYNATHADQPAKTIDHRLDTEVVFTDPQVAVLGLNESRAKAEGIPYLTASYLFADHGKALCLGARHGFVKLLCAPQTGEILGAQIVGPEAGELIHELIAVMYYRGTAADLLRMPHYHPTLAEIVTYPAEAIVERVGAQ; encoded by the coding sequence ATGAATTCACAGAGTCCGGTTTCCATGCGCAAGGCACATGATGTCGTCGTTATCGGCGGCGGGTCGGCTGGTTATGCCGCGGCACGAACGGCACGCGATGCCGGCGCCGACGTGGCGATTGTCGATCAGGGTCCGCTCGGAGGGCTCTGTATTCTGCGTGGCTGTATGCCGACCAAAGCCATCCTGCGGTCTGCTGACGTGGCGGCCCTGTTGGGGAGGGCGAAAGAGTTCGGTCTTTCCCCGGTTTCGGTTCGGGCGGATCTCTCGGCGATCGTGGATCGGAAGGATCGTCTGGTCAGGGAGTTTGCGGACTATCGCATTGAGCAGCTTCACGATTCGAAGTTCACACTCTATCAAACGCAGGCGGTCTTTCAGTCTCCCCACGAGATTGCCATCGGCAGCAGGGTCTTGTCGGCCGGTTCGGTGATCCTGGCCACAGGGTCGAAGCCCAGAGAGGTGCCGACTCCAGGCTTGGCCCAGGCTGGATATTTCACGAGCGATACGATCCTGGATCTTCGGACCTTACCGGAGTCGTTGATCGTCCTGGGCGGTGGGGCCGTCGCTCTCGAACTCGGTCAGTTCTTTGCTCGACTAGGGACGAAGGTCACGATCATTCAGCGGGGACGCACGCTGGTTTCGGGAATGGACGAGGATGTAGGCCGCACGTTGGAAGCCGCCTTGATCGATGAAGGCATCGACGTCGTCACGGGCGCGCAGTTGCTGCGGGTGACCAGTGACACAGCAGGGAAAAGGGTATGGGTGATGAAAGCCGGATGGGAACAATCGTACGTCGGTGCAGAGATTCTCCAGGCCCTGGGCCGACGGCCCAACATCGAAGGGCTCCGACTCGATCTGGCGGACGTGACTGTCGACGGCGGGCGAATTGTGGTCGACGCCGCCATGCGGACGTCGCAACGGCATATCTATGCCGTGGGCGATGTGAACGATCTGACCCCGATCGTGCATCTCGCCATTCAGCAAGGAGAAATTGCGGCGTACAACGCGACACATGCGGATCAACCGGCGAAGACGATCGATCATCGTCTGGATACAGAAGTGGTCTTTACCGATCCGCAGGTCGCGGTGTTGGGACTCAATGAGTCGCGTGCGAAGGCCGAAGGGATTCCCTATCTCACCGCCTCCTATCTTTTTGCCGATCATGGGAAGGCGCTCTGTCTTGGGGCCAGGCATGGGTTCGTGAAACTTCTCTGTGCGCCACAGACGGGTGAGATTCTCGGCGCGCAGATCGTCGGTCCGGAGGCGGGTGAATTGATCCACGAACTAATCGCGGTGATGTATTACCGTGGGACCGCAGCCGACCTTCTTCGCATGCCGCATTACCATCCCACGCTGGCGGAAATCGTGACCTATCCGGCGGAAGCCATTGTCGAACGGGTGGGTGCACAATGA
- a CDS encoding DUF1653 domain-containing protein: MVQPGRYRHYKGPEYEVLGVARHSETEEEFVVYRALYGEGGLWIRPATMFLETVTVDGQPCPRFELISPI; encoded by the coding sequence ATGGTGCAGCCTGGTCGCTATCGGCACTATAAGGGCCCAGAATATGAAGTGCTGGGGGTCGCGCGACATTCCGAAACAGAAGAGGAATTTGTCGTCTATCGTGCGCTCTACGGCGAAGGCGGTCTCTGGATTAGACCGGCAACCATGTTTCTGGAGACGGTGACCGTTGACGGTCAACCTTGCCCGCGGTTCGAGCTCATTTCTCCCATCTAG
- a CDS encoding CBS domain-containing protein: MAIIPAVSGIASIHSTLPVSSRPPATQASTADREHRSTEQEGQNADHSSRLAQQAYQQQAHQSSLPKPALLAQDLMTSPVTWLPSDSALLEAWTVMKRKGIHHLPVTSIHGTLVGLVSDRDLLPYAHELESSGSPGSSAGQTLAQVMSNQVLSATPTTELQEIARIMLSEHVTAIPIVDNLRHPVGILTTSDILRAIVHRSPIELWT, from the coding sequence ATGGCTATCATTCCAGCGGTCAGTGGCATCGCCAGTATACATTCTACGCTACCGGTATCCTCACGCCCACCGGCCACTCAGGCGAGCACGGCCGATCGCGAGCATCGCTCAACGGAGCAGGAGGGCCAGAACGCCGACCATTCGTCACGCCTAGCTCAGCAGGCCTATCAGCAACAGGCCCATCAAAGCTCTCTCCCTAAACCGGCGCTCCTGGCTCAGGACTTGATGACCTCGCCCGTCACATGGCTCCCGTCCGACAGCGCCCTGCTAGAGGCATGGACGGTCATGAAACGCAAAGGCATCCACCACCTTCCCGTGACGTCGATACATGGCACCCTGGTCGGATTGGTATCGGACCGCGATCTGCTGCCCTACGCACATGAGTTGGAATCTTCCGGCTCGCCGGGGTCCTCTGCCGGGCAGACACTCGCACAGGTCATGAGCAATCAGGTGCTGTCCGCCACCCCCACCACAGAGCTCCAAGAAATTGCCCGTATCATGCTCAGTGAACATGTGACCGCAATTCCCATCGTCGACAACTTACGCCACCCGGTCGGTATCCTGACCACCAGCGACATTCTCCGCGCCATCGTCCATCGAAGCCCGATCGAACTCTGGACCTAG